A DNA window from Cervus elaphus chromosome 17, mCerEla1.1, whole genome shotgun sequence contains the following coding sequences:
- the CNGA1 gene encoding cGMP-gated cation channel alpha-1, which translates to MASQTPPQPKDIKLTMKKMIINTRRSFVNIPNVVGPDVEKEIRRMENGACSSFSDDDDDNASIFEESESENPQARDSFKSNTHRSGQPSQREQYLPGAIALFNVNNSSNKEQEPKEKKKKKKEKKSKPDGKNENKKDPEKKKKKEKDKDKKKKEEKGKDKKEEEKKEVVVIDPSGNMYYNWLFCITLPVMYNWTMIIARACFDELQSDYLEYWLIFDYLSDIVYLLDMFVRTRTGYLEQGLLVKEERKLIEKYKSTFQFKLDVLSVIPTDLLYIKFGWNYPEIRLNRLLRISRMFEFFQRTETRTNYPNIFRISNLVMYIIIIIHWNACVYFSISKAIGFGNDTWVYPDVNDPDFGRLARKYVYSLYWSTLTLTTIGETPPPVRDSEYFFVVADFLIGVLIFATIVGNIGSMISNMNAARAEFQARIDAIKQYMHFRNVSKDMEKRVIKWFDYLWTNKKTVDEREVLKYLPDKLRAEIAINVHLDTLKKVRIFADCEAGLLVELVLKLQPQVYSPGDYICKKGDIGREMYIIKEGKLAVVADDGITQFVVLSDGSYFGEISILNIKGSKAGNRRTANIKSIGYSDLFCLSKDDLMEALTEYPDAKGMLEEKGKQILMKDGLLDINIANAGSDPKDLEEKVTRMESSVDLLQTRFARILAEYESMQQKLKQRLTKVEKFLKPLIDTEFSAIEGSGTESGPTDSTQD; encoded by the exons ATATTAAACTAACCATGAAGAAAATGATTATCAATACACGGCGCTCTTTTGTAAATATTCCCAATGTGGTTGGACCAGATgttgaaaaggaaataagaaggaTGGAAAATGGAGCATGCAG CTCCTTttctgatgatgatgatgacaatgctTCTATATTTGAAGAATCAGAGAGTGAGAACCCCCAAGCAAGGGATTCCTTTAAAAGTAATACACACAGAAGCGGACAACCATCACAGAG GGAGCAGTACCTGCCTGGAGCCATTGCACTTTTTAATGttaacaacagcagcaataagGAGCA agaaccaaaagaaaagaagaaaaagaaaaaagaaaagaagag CAAGCCAgatggtaaaaatgaaaataaaaaggacccagaaaagaaaaagaagaaagaaaaggacaaagacaagaaaaagaaagaggagaaaggcaAAGATAAGAAAGAGGA AGAGAAGAAGGAAGTCGTGGTTATTGATCCCTCAGGAAATATGTATTACAACTGGCTGTTCTGCATCACCTTACCTGTTATGTATAACTGGACCATGATTATTGCAAG AGCATGTTTTGATGAACTTCAGTCTGATTACCTAGAATACTGGCTCATTTTTGATTACTTATCAGATATAGTCTATCTTCTTGATATGTTTGTACGAACAAGGACAG gttACCTAGAACAAGGACTACTGGTGAAGGAAGAGCGTAAACTCATAGAGAAGTATAAATCAACCTTTCAATTTAAACTTGATGTTCTATCAGTGATCCCAACTGATCTGCTGTATATTAAGTTCGGCTGGAATTATCCAGAAATTAGATTAAACAGATTGTTAAGGATCTCTCGAATGTTTGAATTCTTCCAGAGAACAGAAACAAGGACAAACTACCCAAACATCTTCAGGATCTCTAACCTTGTTATgtatatcatcatcatcatccattGGAATGCGTGTGTGTACTTCTCTATTTCCAAAGCTATTGGGTTTGGAAATGACACATGGGTCTATCCTGATGTTAATGATCCTGATTTTGGCCGTTTGGCTAGAAAATATGTGTACAGTCTTTACTGGTCTACACTGACTTTGACCACTATTGGGGAAACACCACCTCCCGTGAGGGATTCTGAGTATTTCTTTGTGGTGGCTGATTTCCTCATTGGAGTGTTAATTTTTGCCACCATTGTCGGTAACATAGGTTCTATGATTTCCAACATGAATGCAGCCAGGGCAGAATTTCAAGCAAGAATTGATGCGATTAAGCAATACATGCATTTTCGAAATGTAAGCAAAGATATGGAAAAGCGAGTTATTAAATGGTTCGACTATCTGTGGACCAACAAAAAAACAGTGGATGAGAGAGAAGTCTTGAAGTATCTACCTGATAAATTAAGAGCAGAGATCGCCATCAACGTTCACTTAGACACATTAAAAAAGGTGCGCATTTTTGCGGACTGTGAAGCTGGTCTGTTGGTGGAGTTGGTCTTGAAATTACAACCCCAAGTCTACAGTCCTGGAGATTACATTTGCAAGAAAGGGGATATTGGCCGAGAGATGTACATCATCAAGGAAGGCAAACTCGCTGTGGTGGCTGATGATGGGATCACTCAGTTTGTGGTATTGAGTGATGGCAGCTACTTTGGTGAAATCAGCATCCTTAATATTAAAGGTAGCAAAGCTGGCAATCGAAGAACAGCCAATATTAAAAGCATTGGCTACTCAGATCTATTCTGTCTCTCAAAAGATGACCTCATGGAAGCTCTGACTGAGTACCCAGATGCCAAAGGTATGCtagaagagaaagggaagcaAATCTTGATGAAAGATGGTCTATTGGACATAAACATTGCAAATGCTGGAAGTGATCCTAAAGATCTTGAGGAGAAGGTCACCCGAATGGAGAGCTCAGTAGACCTCCTGCAAACAAGGTTTGCTCGGATCCTGGCTGAGTATGAGTCAATGCAgcagaaactgaagcagagacTAACCAAGGTCGAGAAATTCCTGAAACCACTTATTGACACAGAATTTTCAGCTATCGAAGGATCTGGAACTGAAAGTGGGCCCACAGACTCTACACAGGACTGA